From the Streptomyces sp. Sge12 genome, the window GGACGACGTCCTGAAGGGCCGCGGCGCGGGCCAGTCCCCGGTGTCCGCGGAACTGATCGACGCGCGGCCCTTCATGTCGGGCGTCCCGGCGCTGGGCGACGGCCCGGACGTCCAGCTGTGGCCCCACCTGCACGGCACGGACGCGATGTACCTGGCCTTGCTGAGGCGCACGGCCTAAGGGCGTGTCCTGTCCTGCCGATCGGGCCGCCCCCATCGGCAGGACACCCCCGGGTCCCTGGAAGCAGCGCCGGTAACGCCCTCAGGCCGGACGGGACTTCGCCGACCCGACCTAGGTACGCGTACTCATGATCCGCGCCCCAGTGCCGTGTAGGTTTCCCGCGAGTGTGATCAACAGGGGTAAACGGGGGCTGCGCGCGTGGCGTGGGACGAGTGGGAACAGATCAAAGCGAGCACGGGCGGCGGGCAGGACGTGGCCATGAGGCTCAACCACGTGCCCACCGATCCCGGCGTCGGCGCCCCGAGCGCCGTGACGGGAGGCCTTCAGTCCAGCAAGAAGGCGTGGACCGCGGCCGGTGAGGGCGTGGGGTCCCTCCGCCAGACCCTCGGCACCGCACTGACCAAGCTCGAGGACGGCCAGAACGGAATCGGCTCGACCGCCGGGTGTCTGAGCGCGGCCGCGCAGAAGGACGTGTACGACTCCTGGAAGAAGTACGCCGCGAGCGTCAGCGAACGGTGCGGCGCGATGCAGGGAATCCTGACCCAGGTGGGCCGCGACATGTTGACGACCGACGAGGGCGTCCAGGCGGAGATGAACCGGCTGAGCGCCACGTACGCGGACACGGACGCCGTCGGCGGCCAGGCCAAGGGTCGGTGACGGTGCGATGGACTACGCCACTCTCAAGGCCTTCAAGCCGTCCGAGTTCGAGGAAGCCGCCGACGGCTACCGCACCTTGGGCAACTCGGCCCAGGCGGCCAAGGAGCACGTCGAGAACGCGGTCGCCACGGGCATGCGCAAGCGGTTGAGCGGCAAGGCGGCGGACGCCGCGCAGCAACAGCTCCAGGCCCTGGCGAAGAACTTCCACTACACGCAGACCGAATGCGGTGTGATCAGTACTGCGCTCAACGGTTTCGCCTACGACATGGCGGCCGCCAAGCGAAAGCTGGAAGCGGCGATCGCGGACGCCCAGGCGGACGGCTGCAAGGTGAACGACGACGGCTCGGTCGCGTTCCCCGCCGGACAGAAGCCGGGCGCCGAGAAGGCCTCGGAGGGCGGGACCGTGACCGGTGGTGCGGGAGGGAACGAGACCTCCGACGCCTTGGAACGCCAGGCGGCGAACATCCACCCCAACCCCAACTACGGCAAGGCGATGGGGTACGCGAACCGCATCGCCGACGCGCTCAAGGAAGCGACGGACGCAGACGCCAAGTGGGAGCCGAAGATCCGGGCGCTCAAGGCCGACGACGACCTGACCGTGTCCGCGAGTGACTGGACCGACGCCACCTCCGACGCGGGAGGCGTGCGCGGGGCGGCCGAGGCGTACCTCGGCACGATCAAGCCGCCGCCGAAGAACGACTGGCCCCAGGACAACGCCAACTGGTGGAACGGCCTCACCGAGGAACAGCGCGAGGCCTACATATCCATGCACCCCGCGAGCATCGGGGGCCTCGACGGCCTCCCCTCCGCCGTGCGCGACGACGCGAACCGCCTCGTCCTCGCGGAGCAGCGCGCCGCCAAGCAGGTGGAGTACGACGCCTGGCTCAAGAAGGAGCCGGAGCACTACAAGCCCTACATCAGCCCCATCACGGGCCGCGAGGTGAAGGGCGCGATGGTCCCTACGGAGGAGTGGAAGGAGTGGGAGGAGAAGAGGAAGGAGATCGAGAACGGCTCCAAGGGCATGGACGACATACAGAAACGATTCGACAGCTACACGGGCGAGAGCAACCGCCCCTATCTCCTCGGCTTCGACGGCAAGGACATGGGGCGCGCCATCGTCTCGATCGGCAACCCGGACACCGCCGACAACGTGGTGACGTACGTGCCCGGGACGTTCGCCGAGTTGAAGTCCATCGACGGCGACATCAACAGGGCCGTACTGCTCCAGGCCGAGGCGGAGCGCCAGGATGCCGCGCACTCGACGGCCTCGATCGTATGGCTCGGTTACGACGCCCCGCAGGGCATCACGACCGATGCGACGGAGACCAAGTGGGCGGACAACGCCAGGGAGCCGCTCGGTAATTTCATCCAGGGGATCGAGGAAGCCAACCACCGCGAGAGCGGCGTGAACCAGACGCTCCTGGGGCACAGCTACGGGTCCCTGGTGGTGGGCGAGGCGATGAGCATGCACGTGGACCTGCCGGTCGACAACGCGATCATGGTGGGCAGTCCGGGCGTGGGAGTGGACCACGCGAAGGACCTGAACATACCGCCGGACCGGGTCTTCGCGGCCACGGCGGACTGGGACCTCATCAACATCGCCCCGCCGCCGGCCGGGCCCTTGGCACCCCTCAACCCGAAGGCTTACATGGAGCTCTTCGACGACCATTCGATCGTCCACGGAACCGACCCGACCAGCGACGACTTCGGGGGCCAGGTCTTCGAGGTCCCCGACGGGAAGCTGCCGCTCACCGACTGGGAACTGATGCCCGCGCACTCCCAGTACTGGGAAGCGACCCCCCTCGGTAGCCTGGGGAAGATCGTTACGGGAGGTCG encodes:
- a CDS encoding alpha/beta hydrolase, whose protein sequence is MDYATLKAFKPSEFEEAADGYRTLGNSAQAAKEHVENAVATGMRKRLSGKAADAAQQQLQALAKNFHYTQTECGVISTALNGFAYDMAAAKRKLEAAIADAQADGCKVNDDGSVAFPAGQKPGAEKASEGGTVTGGAGGNETSDALERQAANIHPNPNYGKAMGYANRIADALKEATDADAKWEPKIRALKADDDLTVSASDWTDATSDAGGVRGAAEAYLGTIKPPPKNDWPQDNANWWNGLTEEQREAYISMHPASIGGLDGLPSAVRDDANRLVLAEQRAAKQVEYDAWLKKEPEHYKPYISPITGREVKGAMVPTEEWKEWEEKRKEIENGSKGMDDIQKRFDSYTGESNRPYLLGFDGKDMGRAIVSIGNPDTADNVVTYVPGTFAELKSIDGDINRAVLLQAEAERQDAAHSTASIVWLGYDAPQGITTDATETKWADNAREPLGNFIQGIEEANHRESGVNQTLLGHSYGSLVVGEAMSMHVDLPVDNAIMVGSPGVGVDHAKDLNIPPDRVFAATADWDLINIAPPPAGPLAPLNPKAYMELFDDHSIVHGTDPTSDDFGGQVFEVPDGKLPLTDWELMPAHSQYWEATPLGSLGKIVTGGRP